One window of the Dreissena polymorpha isolate Duluth1 chromosome 5, UMN_Dpol_1.0, whole genome shotgun sequence genome contains the following:
- the LOC127882245 gene encoding uncharacterized protein DDB_G0271670-like — translation RSSSSRSSSSSSSSSSSSNSSSNNNNSSSSSSSSSSSSSSSSSSSSSSSSSSSSSSSSRSSSSCSSSSSSSSSRSSRSSRSISSSSSSSSSSSSSSSSSSSSSSSSSSSSSSSNSSSSSRRSSSCSSRSNSSSISSSSSFSSSSRRRCSSSSSSSSSSSSSSSSSSSSSSSSNSSSSSSRSSSGSNSRSSSRSSTSSSSSSSSSSSSSRSSSSSSSSSSRSSSSSSSSSSSSSSTCSSSSSSSSTSSSSSSSSSSSSNSSSNNNSSRSSSSSSSSSSSSSSSSSSSSSSSRSSSSSSRSSSSSSSSSSSSSSSSSSSSRSSCRSSSSSSSSSSSSSSSSSSSSSSS, via the coding sequence aggagtagtagtagtaggagtagtagtagtagtagtagtagtagtagtagtagtaatagtagtagtaataataataatagtagtagtagtagtagtagtagtagtagtagtagtagtagtagtagtagtagtagtagtagtagtagtagtagtagtagtagtagtagtagtagtagaagtagtagtagttgtagtagtagtagtagtagtagtagtagtagaagtagtagaagtagtcgtagtattagtagtagtagtagtagtagtagtagtagtagtagtagtagtagtagtagtagtagtagtagtagtagtagtagtagtagtagtagtagtagtaatagcagtagtagtagtcgtcgtagtagtagttgtagtagtagaagtaatagtagtagtataagtagtagtagtagtttcagtagtagtagtagaagaagatgtagtagtagtagtagtagtagtagtagtagtagtagtagtagtagtagtagtagtagtagtagtagtagtagtaatagtagtagtagtagtagtagaagtagtagtggtagtaatagtagaagtagtagtagaagtagtactagtagtagtagtagtagtagtagtagtagtagtagtagtagaagtagtagtagtagtagtagtagtagtagtagaagtagtagtagtagtagtagtagtagtagtagtagtagtagtacttgtagtagtagtagtagtagtagtagtactagtagtagtagtagtagtagtagtagtagtagtagtaatagtagtagtaataataatagtagtagaagtagtagtagtagtagtagtagtagtagtagtagtagtagtagtagtagtagtagtagtagtagtagtagaagtagtagtagtagtagtaggagtagtagtagtagtagtagtagtagtagtagtagtagtagtagtagtagtagtagtagtagaagtagttgtagaagcagcagtagtagtagtagtagtagtagtagtagtagtagtagtagtagtagtagtagtagtagtagt